TTATATCGAGAACGCATGACAAGATTCACCGCTTGACGTATCGGGAATATATAAAACGTACACGGAAATTGGCAAGTGCCCTCACTTCCCTAGGAATGAAGGAAGGAGACAAGATTGGTACTTTTGCGTGGAATCATCATCGCCATTTAGAAGCGTATTTTGCTGTTCCTTGTAGTGGTGCGGTCCTTCATATGATTAATATTCGTCTTTCCCCAGAACACATTGCTTATGTCATTAATCATGCCGAAGATAAGTTGCTTCTTGTGGATGAAGACTTAGTTCCACTAATCGAACAAATCCAAGACAGACTTTCAACGGTTGAGGCTTACATTATCATGACTGATAAAGAGGAGCTTCCAAAGACAAAGTTACATCCAGCCTATTCTTATGAGGAACTTTTGAAAAAAGGGGACGAAACATACGCCTTTCGGGACGACTTAGATGAAGAGACTCCTGCAGGAATGTGCTATACATCAGCAACCACAGGTAATCCAAAAGGAGTGGTATATAGCCATCGAGGGATTTATTTACACAGCATGGCGTTAGGTTTAGCCGATTCTGTAGCCCTTTCGGAAAAAGATGTCGTCATGCCTGTAGTTCCGATGTTCCATGCGAATGCTTGGGGAATGCCGTTTGCCTCCGTATGGTTTGGAGCTACTCAAGTGTTCCCAGGACCACAAATGACACCTGCGATTATCGCTCAAATGATCCAAGACGAAAAAGTGACAATGACTGCTGGTGTTCCGACCATTTGGCTTGCGCTCCTTCAAACGTTGGAAAAGGAAAAATACGATATTTCTAGTTTACGAGGAATTGTATGTGGCGGTTCGGCTGCGCCTATTGGCGTTATCAAAGCGTTTGAAGAAAAATACAAGGTGCCATTTATCCATGGGTATGGGATGACCGAAACAAGCCCAATCGTTACGTTGTCAACCATTACGAGTGAAATGGAACAAGTGAAAGGTGAAGATCGATTCCGCTTATTATCGATGCAAGGGCTAGTCGTTCCAGGATTAGAGATAAAAGTCGTTAATGAACAAGGGGAAGTGCCTTGGGACGGAAAAACAATGGGGGAACTTATTGTACGAGGTCCTTGGATCGCAAACGAATATTACAAAGATGAACGGACAGAAGAAGCGTTCCGGGACGGTTGGTTATACACTGGCGATATCGCTACCATTAATGAATACGGTTATATCAAAATTACGGACCGAACAAAAGATTTAATCAAAAGCGGAGGAGAGTGGATTTCTTCTGTCGACTTAGAAAACGCTCTCATGTCCCATGAAGCGGTTTATGAAGCAGCGGTTATTGCTGTGCCACATGAAAAATGGCAAGAACGACCATTAGCGTGTGTCGTCTTAAAAGATGAGTATAAATCAACGATTAAAAAGGAAGATTTACTCCAGTACTTACAACCGCAATTTACGAAATGGTGGCTTCCTGATGACATCATCTTTATAGACGAAATTCCGAAAACATCGGTCGGAAAATTGTTGAAACGTGCCCTACGTGAACAATATCAAGATTATTATTATTCCGTTTCTGAATAATTAATGAATATATGAAGGGGGAATACGATGTATCCAACGATTGCCACATTGTTTGACCAAACAGTCCTTAAATATCCCAAAAAAGAAGCATTAGTTGATGTCACTAACAACCGAAGATGGACGTATGAACAGTGGCAAGATGATGTTCACCGGGTGGCTCATGCTTTGCTTGATGCTGGGGTTAAAAAAGGAGATCGTGTGTCAACGTTCTTGTTCAATGGAAGTGAATTTGCCACGACGTATTTTGCTTGTGCGAAAATTGGTGCTGTTATCAATCCGATCAACTTTCGCTTAAAGCCGAAAGAAGTAGCTTATATTTTACAAGACGCCCAACCTAAAATCGTTTTATTTGAACAGCCTTTAAAACCCGTAATAGATGCTATCTATGAAGAGTTTCCACACATTCAGTTTTGGTATATTCATCCAGATGCTCCTTCCTATGCGAAAAGTTATCATGAACTAATCTCCCTTTATCCAACTGAGGCTCCGAACGTATCGGTACAGGAAACAGATTTGTACGCGATTATGTATACAAGCGGAACGACTGGACGCCCCAAAGGGGTTATGCATCGCCATCGCGATATGGTCGAACAAAGTTTAATTTGTTTAGCGGCATTGAAATTATCACCAGAAGATCGAGGTCTTGTCATTGCACCAATGTTCCATTGTGCTGAACTTCATTGCTGTTTTCTTCCACGAGTTCAAGTAGGCGCATGTAATGTCGTTATGCATCATTTTGATCCAAAGCTAGTCCTGCAAACAATTCAAAACGAACGGATTACCATTTTCTTTGGTGCCCCAACGATGTGGAATATGCTCCTCCAAGAGGATATTCATACGGAAAACATTTCTTCCTTACGCCTAGGACTATACGGAGCAGCTCCGATGGCACCTGTACTTGTAAAAGCGATTAAAGAACGTTTAGGAATTGATTTAGTTCAAGCATATGGTCAAACAGAAATGGGACCTGCAGTTACATTTTTAAGTGAAACTGAACAACTTTCAAAAGCTGGTTCTGCCGGAAAAGCTTGTTTCAATCACGAAATTCGTATTGTTCGTCTAAGAGAAGATGGGCCAAGTGAACCGGATGATGTGCTTCCACCTGGCGAAGTAGGGGAAATTCTCGTCCGTGGTTCTTGTACGATGGTTGGCTACTACAACATGCCAGAAGCCACGGAAAAAGCACTATATAAAGGTTGGTACCATTCCGGTGATTTAGGATACATGGATGCTGATGGTTACGTTTACATTGCGGATCGGGTGGACGATATGATTATTAGTGGAGGGGAAAATATTTATCCTCGCGAAATTGAAGACGTGTTATACGAACATCCAAATGTACTAGAGGTAGCGGTCTTAGGGGAACCGCATGAAAAATGGGGTGAACAAGTAACGGCTATCGTCGTTCCGAAACACGAAGGACTAACCGCTGAAGAACTCGATGAATTTTGTAAAAACAGCGAGCGTCTAGCGGATTATAAACGCCCAAGAAATTATGTATTTGTCAAACATTTACCTCGAAATGCGAGCGGGAAAATTCAAAAGTTTCTCCTTAGGAAGCAATTAAATGAGCAAAAACCGCTCCATTCATTCGAATGAGCCAGTCACCTTCTGACTGGCTTTCTTTAATGGAAAAATATCCTATTTTATGATACTCTCAAATTATTAAACAAAAATCCTATATACGAATGATAAGGGCAGTGCTATACTAATGCACATACATATTTTTCTAACTTCGATGAGGTTTCAGCAAGGAGGGGAAGGTATGGGATCGATTCGTTCATCCCTGTGGACGTTAAAAAGTTTTTATTTGTTATCGTTTTTTGGTGTAGGAAGCTTACTTCCGCTTCTAAGTGTATATTTAAGTGAAGTGGAAGGATTGAACGGTTATCAAATTGGAATCATTATGTCGATGACACCGATTGTGACGATTTTCTTTCAACCCGTTTGGGGTATCGTTAGTGATGTGACAAAAGCTCCGACATTGGTATTGTTTTGGACTTCTTTACTGGCGGGAATAGCAGGATTAACGTTCTTATGGACGCATGATTACATGTTATTTGTCCTTATTGCTTTTTTTGTTGCATTATTTCAAAGCGCGATTGTCCCGATTTCTGATAGTATTTCTATTCAATTTGCCCACCGAACAAACGTGAAATATGGAAGCATTCGCTTGTATGGTTCTTTAGGATTTGGGTTAGCGGTATTTTTCATGGGTCGACTAGCCGAAACAACTATTGGATTATCGGTTATTTTTTATGCTTTTTTTATTTCTTTAGCGATTTCAGCTGTGATTGCCCGCTTTGCCCCAAAAGAAACATCAGCAAAACGGGGGAAAATTACGGCGGGAATGAAAGAACTCCTAAACCAAAAAAAGTTTTCCTTGTTTCTTCTTATTACCTTCTTACTCTTTGGACCTAATTTGGCAAACAACTTTTATTTTGGTTTATTTGTCGAAGACCGTGGGGGGACGTTTACCGGTATTGGTATTGCTTTCCTTATTGCGGTATTATCAGAAATTCCATTTATGAAAGTTTCTGGTTCATGGATTATGCGCTGGGGTCTTTTACCCATTGTTCTTGTATCCGGTTTTATATCTATGATCCGATGGTTTTTATACTTTACGGAACCAAGTCTTACGGTTATTTATTTGTCAGCTGTACTTCAAGGATTTTCTCTTGGATTATTTATTCCTGCCGGTCTCCAATATATTCGAGAAATTACTCCAGCTCATATTGCCACCACAGGTGTTACTCTTTATTCAGCAATTGGAAACGGGTGTGGGAACTGGTTTAGTACGTTTTTAGCCGGTATTATTTTTGAAAAATTTCATATTTATATGGTTTATTTCTTTTTTGGAATTTTAACGCTAGTTAGTGTTTTATTAACGGTTTACCTTATTCGGTTAGAACGTCAAAGTCAAAAAAGAATATCAAAGGTGGCTCTTGTATCCAAAAAATAACAACTACATACGAGGAATTATTTATAAGATTTGTCCTTTTGGAGGAGAGATGAAACATTGTGGAAAGGACTGCGTGGTCTACTCATTCTCGTACTTTTTTTTGAGGGGGGAAATTGGTTTGCTCATGCTCTACAACTACCTGTACCTGGTAGTATCATCGGGATGATGTTGTTCTTTTTACTCATGGAATTAGGAATTATTTCTGTTCATTGGGTGGAAGAGATGGCTCAATATCTATTAAAACATTTATCCTTTTTCTTTCTCCCAATAACAATTGGCATTATGAGTATGGGAGATTTATTAGTAAGTAAAGGATGGAAGCTACTTCTCATTTTAATGATCAGTACTTTTTTTGGATTTATCGCATGCGGATGGACGGTGCAATGGTTCGTTCGAAAAAAGGGGAGAAGTATGGATGGACAATCAGCTCAGCGCTACCATTCTTAGTCTTCTTATTACCATTTTCGCTTATAGATTCTCTCGCTGGCTTGGGAGAAAAACAAACCATCCTTTATTTACTCCGATTTTACCCGCAACGATCATTGCTATATGGATGTTAACTACTTTGGAGATTTCTTATGAAGAGTACGAGTGGACATACAAAGGAATTACGTATTTATTAGGACCCGCTACACTTGCCTTGGCTGTTCCATTATACCACCATTGGCCAACGATTCGAAAATACTTTCTTCCTTCACTAATAGGAATCATTGTTGGAAGTACGGTTACATTACTGGCCGCGATTACTTTAGCCCATCTTTTGGGAGTAGAACAAGAGCTCTCCTTACCGCTTTTACTCAAATCGATAACGACACCTGTTGCAGTGGAAGTTGGTAAAATCATTCATCTAAATCCAACCCTTATTGCTTTTTATGTAACTGTAACCGGGATGACAGGTGCGGTTTTTGGGGGATGGTGGATGAAATGGGCAAGAATTACCGATCCGCTCGCTCGAGGACTCTCTTTTGGAACGATTTCTCACGGGATTGGAACGAGCGAAGCGGTAAAAGAAGGGGAATTACAAGGAGCTGTATCGGCTGTGTCGATGGGAGTAGCTGCTGTCTTAACTGCCTGTTTGATACCCGTTATCATTTCTTTCATTAATAGTTAAGGAAAGGAAAGATTAAAAATGTCGGTCACAACAAAAAAATTAGCCGCACCGTCTGTACTTCCTGTTTACGGGATTTTATTTGCCATCAGTTCCGGTCATTTTATCAATGATACGCTCCAAGCAGTTGTACCAGCGATGTTTCCGATATTAGAAAAAGAATTACAATTAACGTACACAGAAATTGGTTGGATTGCGTTTATGTTGAATATGACATCATCCGTTTTGCAGCCCGTATTTGGATATTTTGCCGATAGAAAACCGAGCCCGTTTTTATTACCAATAGCCATGTTGTTCAGTATGATAGGCGTATTAGGGTATGCGATGTTTCAGCATTTTTTATTTTTATTACTTGCCGTGATGTTTATTGGAATGGGATCAGCCATTTTTCATCCAGAAGGTTCACGGGTTGCTTATATGGCAGCGGGGAATCGGCGTGGTTTTGCCCAATCGATTTACCAAGTAGGAGGAAATACGGGCCAATCGTTAGCACCGATCATTACTGCGTTCATCCTTGTTCCATTGGGGCAAAAAGGGGCTGCTCTTTTCATGCTTGTAGCTTTGCTAGGTGCTATTATTTTGTACCGTGTTTCTTTATGGTACCGTAAACAAACCATGCATAGTAGAATAAAGCCGAAACATCAAACTTCAAAAACACGATTAAGCCATATTCCGCATCTGGTTAAAGGGGCAATTGCCTTATTGATTTTTCTTGTATTTGTCCGTTCTTGGTATGGTGCGGCGATATCAAACTTTTATCAATTTTACTTAATTGAAGATTACGGGTTATCAATACGAGAGGCACAAATTTACGTATTTATATTTATGTTCGCGAGTGTGATCGGTACGTTTATCGGCGGTCCGATAGCCGATCGAATTGGAAAACGTACTGTGATATTCGGGTCATTATTAGGTGGGGCTCCATTTGCCCTTATGTTACCTCACGTACCGTTAATTGGGGTTATTCCCGTTGTGTTTTTATTAGGAATTATCTTGTTTTCAAGTTTTAGTGTCACCGTTGTTTACGCACAAGAGTTGGTCCCGAGAAATGTTGGGATGGTGTCAGGATTAATTGTTGGATTAGCGTTTGGTATGGGGGCCATTGGAGCAGTGTTCTTTGGTGGAATGGCCGATGCCTTTAGCATTCGGACCGTCATGGTTGTTAGTAGCTTTTTACCGTTATTTGGTTTATTGACTTGGCGCCTTCCATCAGATCATACCATCCGTTCGTGGTATCAATAAAATACGGAACGGATTCGCTCAGGAATCCGATCCGTATTTGATTACTTTTTGTTACTTTTAAGCAGAGAAGAAACGGCAAATAAGCGGCTGCCTCCAAGTGTTAAGACAATGGCTAATCCTAAAAGAGCTAAATCAAGCTCGTATCCAGGCATTTGTCCGTTTCCGAAAAATCCTATCGAAAACTTCACCGTAACGATCGCGCCAACCATCACCAAGCCTAGTAGCGCTGCAGAATATTGAACGAATAAACCTAGAATAAGAGCAAGACCAGCGACTGTTTCAACAATGGCGGTAGCATAAGCAAAGAAGCTGGGTAATCCAAAATTTTCTGTAAACATATTGACAACCAAATCCAGCATTTTAAATTTTTGAATCCCGTGCGCTAACATCGTACCCCCTAAAATGAGACGAGCAAGAAATAATCCCCATTCAAGTCGCCGACTCATCTTCCATCACTCCTTTAAAAGAATTTGTTTTCATTACCATAAATATGACAGAATCCTTGTTTATAATTATGGGACATTACTGTTAAAAAACGAAAAAAGTCTGCCTTTAGTCGTTAGGCAGACTTTTATATTAACATGATTGTTCTAAAACAGCGAAGAAGAAGGGCTTAATTTTAGACTATTTGCAACCATATTCATACTGTTTGTACCAGAATAACAATTTCAGGAGAATGGTTCCTCGATTCATGTGAACGAAAGGAGTGAATGTCTGAAGGTCTGATTGGTTTTATACTGTACTTTATGAGGATAAAAATGGTTAAGACAATTGATTAATCTTCTTTTTTGGATAAGCAACGTTCACATTCAATAAAATGTGATTCCATTTTTTCTTTAATAACTTCCCCGCATTGTACACAAATTTTCGTTACCATACGTTTTTTCAAATGAATCTCCCCCTTAATGTTATATTACAGAATATTATAATTAATGTTGTTATATAACACAATATGTAAAACAAAGAAAATTGTGAAATTTTTTAATTTTTTTCGTTGAAATGGACGATGGTTTTAAGAAGAGCGTATGAATAATGAAGTAATCCACAATTAGATGTAATCACAATTCATCTTCAAAAAGCATAGGGGAAGAAACGATTACTTAGTCATACGATTCTAACGTTATAAAAAAACTTGCTAGTATGTTAGCTGGATTATATACCAAAGTCAAACAATCATAGGTAAAGATTTTCGATAGAGTTGGTAAGAAACTCCCACCTCTAAAGAATGTGTAGGTGGGAGAGGTTCATTAAAAAGCTTATTTCCAATGTTTTTCAATAAATTCATCCCGACCAGATTTTGCACGGTCTTCTTTATAAGCTTTCGGATTCTTTTTATAAAAGTGTTGATGATATTCTTCTGCAGGATAAAAGGTCGAAGCAGGTAAAATTTTTGTTACAATTGGTTTGTTAAACCGTCCGCTTTCTTCAATTTGTCGTTTCGATTCTTCAGCTAATTGTCTTTGTTCTTCCGTATGATAAAAAATCGCTGTACGATATTGCGGGCCACGGTCATGGAACTGTCCGCCATCGTCTGTTGGGTCAATTTGCGGCCAATATAATTCAAGAAGTTTTTTGTATGGAAATATTTCAGGATCATATGTAATTTGCACCGCTTCGTAATGACCCGATTCACCTGACTTTACTTGTTCATATGTAGGATTTTCAACATGGCCACCTGTATAACCAGAAACCACCTCGTGAATTCCAGGCAGTTCATCAAACGGTTGAACCATACACCAAAAACATCCTCCAGCAAATGTGGCTTTTTGTAGTGAACTCATCGATATATATACCTCCTTGTTTTCGGTATTTTACAGTATTTCACTATATTAAAGTTTATTATATTACGGATAACAGATGTAAATCTATTATTTTGATATATACCCGGTATGTAACTTTTGAAATTGCCCTCGGGTAAGTAACATCCCTATAATAGCCATGTAAACTATTTTTCTAAAAACTATGCTTTTCGTTTCCCAATTAAATATCCATCTCCCCCTACCTAAATAAAAAACAAGCTGAAGGGTCAGCTTGTTTAACGAACAGTAAAGGTAGCTGTTCTTGGATACGTTTCATCATAACAGGTTAACCATACTGTTAAAGTATACGTGCCAGGTTCGAGGTCAAAGGACATCGTATGGGTAAAAGATTTGCCAGGGGCGAGTTTCAACATTCGAACGGCTTGGGTAAACATCTTGCCATCGGAATATCGTTCGATTAGTTCACCATTTTCATTCCGAAGTTCATGCTCGAATGTTTGACCAGTCGGAAATGTAAATGGAACATACTTTTCGGATTGATTTTTGACTTCATACACAAATTGAATGGGGGATGAAATAGTTAGTTGAGTAAGTGTCGCTTCAATATCTCCAGCGACCTTCTCAGAAGATTCATTCATTGGATTCGTTTCCTCCTTGTCTAGCGATTGACAGCCAACCATAATCCATAAAACGAGATAAAAAAACATCCATTTTTTCATTGTTTCACCTCAAAAGGTAAGACGAATAAACTTCACATTAGTCACCTTCCTTTATCACATTTATTCCTGAATGAAGATAAACATATTATATGACGTCGTACGCTCGCAAAATTCGTAAGTATTGTAACGTTAATATGCCTTGCCATTCTTTTTTGGCTTGTAGCCACTCTCTTTCAAATTGGCCCCACGACCATGTTGGTTCCCAATGCCCTTCTGCTTGTTGAGTTTCCTGAATGTATTTGAGATTAGAAGGAATGTATTCTGAAACGAGTTCATAAAAACGGGATGTAGGAGTAGGTGCAATTTGTATCGGTTGTAAACTATACGTGTCCCATTTAGTAGGATTTGTTTCCACACATGCTTTTATCATTGGAGTTAATTGTACTTCTAATCGTAGTTGCCATTTTGATGCGAGTTTGTCCATTAACCGTAGGAAACATAAGAGTTCGTGAAATTCGTAGTTTTCTAATGAATAAAGGTAGTCTTCCACAAAAGGAAGCATGGATTCAGCCCATGTTCGATCCTCTTTTGTTCCGTATGTATAAAAGTAACCAATGATTTCAGCTGACGGATTTCCCCAATTTACGATTTCCTCTCGGTAATTCCACCAAGGCGCACGAGGGGCTTCATTTACATCTTTTGGTACAGACAGCCATCCGTTCAAATCTGCTTGATACGTTTTTCTCAAATAATTGAGAGCGTTTTCAATAATTAGATCAGGCTTTTTGTCTAAAAGATCGAACATTTGAAAGGCAATTGTTGTTGCCATGGGAGAAGAAGTAGAACACCGAAAATCTGGTTCTAATGCGTGGCCAAATCCGCCGTTTTTGTTTTGATAACGTTTTAACGTGTCAATAACCGTTTGAACAGAACCGCTTTCAAATAAATAGTGGAAAAGAGCTTGTTCGACCAGTCGGGCATTATTTTCAATAAATGATTTTCCTTTTTCATAAATCGTGGAACTCATTCGATCACCTCATATCATTATTTCTTACATTTATTATACATGAATGAATTGTTAAAAAGCGGAAACGGAATGGAATAAATAAGTAGTCATATAGAAAAAAGGTGAGTTCTACAAATATATACTCACCTTTTTGACGGGTATAGACGTATAGATTGAATCACCTCGTATAACGATTTGCATAACTAAAGGCGGTGTACGATTCCGGTTTGATCCTGGCATCCATACCCATAGCTGTTATTCGCCCGACCATGTCTTGAATTAATTCTTTCGTTAACCCTTTTCGTCCGATGTCTAAATGAATTTCTATCGTTAAAGAAGCTCCTTTTTTTTCATACGGTACAATTAGTTCAGATAAACTTAATAAATGATCATCAGTAAATAGATAAGCAATTTCCTGACTAAGGGACGTTTCAAGGGAAATTTTTTCACGGATGCTATCGATTGGACGAGGAATGATTAGCTTGCGAATACATCCCCACGCTCCTTTCCCTTTTCGATGAAGATGGATGGCGGTGATAAACCGTGTCTCTTTTTGATACGTTTGGGAATCAGAACCAATGGAGAGAACGTAGCAAGCGGTAGGATCCTGTAAAATAAATGACTGAATTTTTTGAAAAACGACATCAAATGTCATTACACCGTCACTCGTATTTGTAAAATTATACGAATTCATAGAATCGCTCCTTTTTAGAAAAATGCTATTAAGCTCTCATGTTGTCCTTATATTATTGTATGCAAAATAAAGAGGGGGGATGAACGGTATGGGAAAAAGCGCTACCTAAAAAGGTAACGCTTAATTTCGTTTCAACTAAAAATAAAGTTTCGCAACGGGGCAACAAGGTCTAAGTACGTCTAAGGTATTCGAAAATCAGACAGACGCACAGTAAGGAAATTGATTGATCGATGATGAAAAAACGAAGGTCAAAAAGCTCACATCCACCACAAAAAATTTACAACCGGAGCTTTGGGACCGACAATTTCTTCGAA
This region of Bacillus sp. (in: firmicutes) genomic DNA includes:
- a CDS encoding LrgB family protein is translated as MDNQLSATILSLLITIFAYRFSRWLGRKTNHPLFTPILPATIIAIWMLTTLEISYEEYEWTYKGITYLLGPATLALAVPLYHHWPTIRKYFLPSLIGIIVGSTVTLLAAITLAHLLGVEQELSLPLLLKSITTPVAVEVGKIIHLNPTLIAFYVTVTGMTGAVFGGWWMKWARITDPLARGLSFGTISHGIGTSEAVKEGELQGAVSAVSMGVAAVLTACLIPVIISFINS
- a CDS encoding CidA/LrgA family protein; this translates as MWKGLRGLLILVLFFEGGNWFAHALQLPVPGSIIGMMLFFLLMELGIISVHWVEEMAQYLLKHLSFFFLPITIGIMSMGDLLVSKGWKLLLILMISTFFGFIACGWTVQWFVRKKGRSMDGQSAQRYHS
- a CDS encoding long-chain fatty acid--CoA ligase, with product MMNTPLILTSFIQRAERYFPNKMIISRTHDKIHRLTYREYIKRTRKLASALTSLGMKEGDKIGTFAWNHHRHLEAYFAVPCSGAVLHMINIRLSPEHIAYVINHAEDKLLLVDEDLVPLIEQIQDRLSTVEAYIIMTDKEELPKTKLHPAYSYEELLKKGDETYAFRDDLDEETPAGMCYTSATTGNPKGVVYSHRGIYLHSMALGLADSVALSEKDVVMPVVPMFHANAWGMPFASVWFGATQVFPGPQMTPAIIAQMIQDEKVTMTAGVPTIWLALLQTLEKEKYDISSLRGIVCGGSAAPIGVIKAFEEKYKVPFIHGYGMTETSPIVTLSTITSEMEQVKGEDRFRLLSMQGLVVPGLEIKVVNEQGEVPWDGKTMGELIVRGPWIANEYYKDERTEEAFRDGWLYTGDIATINEYGYIKITDRTKDLIKSGGEWISSVDLENALMSHEAVYEAAVIAVPHEKWQERPLACVVLKDEYKSTIKKEDLLQYLQPQFTKWWLPDDIIFIDEIPKTSVGKLLKRALREQYQDYYYSVSE
- a CDS encoding MFS transporter, whose product is MGSIRSSLWTLKSFYLLSFFGVGSLLPLLSVYLSEVEGLNGYQIGIIMSMTPIVTIFFQPVWGIVSDVTKAPTLVLFWTSLLAGIAGLTFLWTHDYMLFVLIAFFVALFQSAIVPISDSISIQFAHRTNVKYGSIRLYGSLGFGLAVFFMGRLAETTIGLSVIFYAFFISLAISAVIARFAPKETSAKRGKITAGMKELLNQKKFSLFLLITFLLFGPNLANNFYFGLFVEDRGGTFTGIGIAFLIAVLSEIPFMKVSGSWIMRWGLLPIVLVSGFISMIRWFLYFTEPSLTVIYLSAVLQGFSLGLFIPAGLQYIREITPAHIATTGVTLYSAIGNGCGNWFSTFLAGIIFEKFHIYMVYFFFGILTLVSVLLTVYLIRLERQSQKRISKVALVSKK
- a CDS encoding DoxX family protein, whose protein sequence is MSRRLEWGLFLARLILGGTMLAHGIQKFKMLDLVVNMFTENFGLPSFFAYATAIVETVAGLALILGLFVQYSAALLGLVMVGAIVTVKFSIGFFGNGQMPGYELDLALLGLAIVLTLGGSRLFAVSSLLKSNKK
- the msrA gene encoding peptide-methionine (S)-S-oxide reductase MsrA, with translation MSSLQKATFAGGCFWCMVQPFDELPGIHEVVSGYTGGHVENPTYEQVKSGESGHYEAVQITYDPEIFPYKKLLELYWPQIDPTDDGGQFHDRGPQYRTAIFYHTEEQRQLAEESKRQIEESGRFNKPIVTKILPASTFYPAEEYHQHFYKKNPKAYKEDRAKSGRDEFIEKHWK
- a CDS encoding ribonuclease H-like YkuK family protein translates to MNSYNFTNTSDGVMTFDVVFQKIQSFILQDPTACYVLSIGSDSQTYQKETRFITAIHLHRKGKGAWGCIRKLIIPRPIDSIREKISLETSLSQEIAYLFTDDHLLSLSELIVPYEKKGASLTIEIHLDIGRKGLTKELIQDMVGRITAMGMDARIKPESYTAFSYANRYTR
- a CDS encoding YhfH family protein, translating into MVTKICVQCGEVIKEKMESHFIECERCLSKKED
- a CDS encoding fatty acid--CoA ligase; its protein translation is MYPTIATLFDQTVLKYPKKEALVDVTNNRRWTYEQWQDDVHRVAHALLDAGVKKGDRVSTFLFNGSEFATTYFACAKIGAVINPINFRLKPKEVAYILQDAQPKIVLFEQPLKPVIDAIYEEFPHIQFWYIHPDAPSYAKSYHELISLYPTEAPNVSVQETDLYAIMYTSGTTGRPKGVMHRHRDMVEQSLICLAALKLSPEDRGLVIAPMFHCAELHCCFLPRVQVGACNVVMHHFDPKLVLQTIQNERITIFFGAPTMWNMLLQEDIHTENISSLRLGLYGAAPMAPVLVKAIKERLGIDLVQAYGQTEMGPAVTFLSETEQLSKAGSAGKACFNHEIRIVRLREDGPSEPDDVLPPGEVGEILVRGSCTMVGYYNMPEATEKALYKGWYHSGDLGYMDADGYVYIADRVDDMIISGGENIYPREIEDVLYEHPNVLEVAVLGEPHEKWGEQVTAIVVPKHEGLTAEELDEFCKNSERLADYKRPRNYVFVKHLPRNASGKIQKFLLRKQLNEQKPLHSFE
- a CDS encoding MFS transporter — translated: MSVTTKKLAAPSVLPVYGILFAISSGHFINDTLQAVVPAMFPILEKELQLTYTEIGWIAFMLNMTSSVLQPVFGYFADRKPSPFLLPIAMLFSMIGVLGYAMFQHFLFLLLAVMFIGMGSAIFHPEGSRVAYMAAGNRRGFAQSIYQVGGNTGQSLAPIITAFILVPLGQKGAALFMLVALLGAIILYRVSLWYRKQTMHSRIKPKHQTSKTRLSHIPHLVKGAIALLIFLVFVRSWYGAAISNFYQFYLIEDYGLSIREAQIYVFIFMFASVIGTFIGGPIADRIGKRTVIFGSLLGGAPFALMLPHVPLIGVIPVVFLLGIILFSSFSVTVVYAQELVPRNVGMVSGLIVGLAFGMGAIGAVFFGGMADAFSIRTVMVVSSFLPLFGLLTWRLPSDHTIRSWYQ